A stretch of the Bubalus kerabau isolate K-KA32 ecotype Philippines breed swamp buffalo chromosome 11, PCC_UOA_SB_1v2, whole genome shotgun sequence genome encodes the following:
- the LOC129622432 gene encoding immunoglobulin kappa light chain-like, whose protein sequence is MGVLTQLSCFLFFWLPAASGEAVLYQTPAYITVPLGESISITCRANQSISDYLSWYKQKPGQAPMILIYDADNRYNGVPERFTATQSETEFVFTISQVEADDAATYYCQQDYAFPPTFGQGTKIEIKRSDAQPSIFLFKPSDEQLKTGTVSVVCLVNDFYPKDINVKWKVDGVTQSSSNFQNSFTDQDSNKSTYSLSSILTLASSEYQSHNAYTCEVSHKSLTTTLVKSFSKNEC, encoded by the exons ATGGGTGTCCTGACTCAACTCTCATGCTTTCTGTTCTTCTGGCTCCCAG CTGCCAGTGGGGAGGCTGTGCTCTACCAGACTCCAGCCTACATCACTGTACCCCTAGGAGAGAGCATCTCCATCACTTGCAGAGCCAATCAAAGCATTAGTGATTACTTAAGCTGGTATAAGCAGAAACCTGGCCAGGCTCCTATGATTCTCATCTATGATGCTGATAATCGTTATAATGGTGTCCCAGAGAGGTTCACTGCGACTCAATCTGAGACAGAATTTGTTTTCACAATCAGCCAGGTAGAGGCTGATGATGCTGCCACGTATTACTGCCAGCAGGATTATGCATTTCCTCC TACTTTCGGCCAAGGAACCAAGATAGAGATCAAAA GGTCTGATGCTCAGCCATCCATCTTCCTCTTCAAACCATCTGATGAGCAGCTGAAGACCGGAACTGTCTCTGTCGTGTGCTTGGTGAATGATTTCTACCCCAAAGATATCAATGTCAAGTGGAAAGTGGATGGGGTTACTCAGAGCAGCAGCAACTTCCAGAACAGTTTCACAGACCAGGACAGCAATAAAAGCACCTACAGCCTCAGCAGCATCCTGACACTGGCCAGCTCAGAGTACCAAAGCCATAACGCCTATACGTGTGAGGTCAGCCACAAGAGCCTGACTACCACCCTCGTCAAGAGCTTCAGTAAGAACGAATGTTAG